From the Macaca nemestrina isolate mMacNem1 chromosome 7, mMacNem.hap1, whole genome shotgun sequence genome, one window contains:
- the LOC105491790 gene encoding bifunctional peptidase and (3S)-lysyl hydroxylase JMJD7 isoform X4 — MGLSKTGKGITGHRGFQLAKQHPKGPVTVCGCGEPLLHHCTSAWATEQDAVSKESQRVQQGDVLSLRPPSPKSSACLLLYPTWTSPQLRSTSTGTGSAPAGRASSATLCSTGRPSKSGPSPISVGSTEVSVAVTPDGYADAVRGDRFVMPAERRVPLSFVLDVLEGRAQHPGVLYVQKQCSNLPTELPQLLPDLESHVPWASEALGKMPDAVNFWLGEAAAVTSLHKDPYENLYCVVSGEKHFLLHPPSDRPFIPYELYTPATYQLTEEGTFKVVDEEAMEKVPWIPLDPLAPDLARYPSYSQAQALRCTVRAGEMLYLPALWFHHVQQSQGCIAVNFWYDMEYDLKYSYFQLLDSLTKASGLD; from the exons ATGGGCCTGAGCAAAACGGGCAAAGGCatcactggccacagaggtttccagttGGCAAAGCAACACCCCAAAGGTCCGGTGACAGTTTGCGGCTGTGGTGAGCCAttattgcatcactgcacttcagcctgggcaacagagcaagatgctgtctcaaaagaaTCTCAGCGAGTACAACAGGGAGATGTACTGAGCCTCAGACCACCGTCTCCCAAG aGCTCAGCGTGCCTCTTGCTGTACCCTACCTGGACAAGCCCCCAACTCCGCTCCACTTCTACCGGGACTGGGTCTGCCCCAGCAGGCCGTGCATCATCCGCAACGCTCTGCAGCACTGGCCGGCCCTCCAAAAGTGGTCCCTCCCCTATTTCAG TGGGGTCCACGGAGGTGAGCGTGGCCGTGACCCCAGACGGTTACGCGGATGCCGTGAGAGGGGACCGCTTCGTGATGCCAGCTGAACGCCGCGTGCCCCTGAGCTTCGTGCTGGATGTGCTGGAGGGCCGGGCCCAGCACCCCGGGGTCCTCTACGTGCAGAAGCAGTGCTCCAACCTGCCCACCGAGCTGCCCCAGCTGCTGCCTGACCTGGAATCCCATGTGCCCTGGGCCTCAGAAGCCCTGG GAAAGATGCCCGATGCTGTGAACTTCTGGCTAGGGGAGGCGGCTGCGGTGACTTCTT TGCACAAGGACCCCTATGAGAACCTCTACTGCGTGGTCTCAGGAGAGAAGCATTTCCTGTTACATCCGCCCAGCGACCGGCCCTTCATCCCCTATG AGCTGTACACGCCGGCAACCTACCAGCTAACCGAAGAGGGCACCTTTAAGGTGGTGGATGAAGAGGCCATGGAGAAG GTGCCCTGGATCCCACTGGACCCCTTGGCGCCAGACCTAGCCCGCTACCCCAGTTACAGTCAGGCCCAGGCCCTTCGCTGTACAGTGCGGGCCGGTGAGATGCTCTATCTGCCGGCTCTGTGGTTCCACCACGTCCAGCAGTCCCAGGGCTGCATTGCAG TGAATTTCTGGTATGACATGGAATACGACCTCAAGTATAGTTACTTCCAGCTGCTCGACTCCCTCACCAAGGCTTCAGGCCTTGACTGA
- the LOC105491790 gene encoding bifunctional peptidase and (3S)-lysyl hydroxylase JMJD7 isoform X3, translating to MGLSKTGKGITGHRGFQLAKQHPKGPVTVCGCGEPLLHHCTSAWATEQDAVSKESQRVQQGDVLSLRPPSPKSSACLLLYPTWTSPQLRSTSTGTGSAPAGRASSATLCSTGRPSKSGPSPISVGSTEVSVAVTPDGYADAVRGDRFVMPAERRVPLSFVLDVLEGRAQHPGVLYVQKQCSNLPTELPQLLPDLESHVPWASEALGKMPDAVNFWLGEAAAVTSCRCREYKVHKDPYENLYCVVSGEKHFLLHPPSDRPFIPYELYTPATYQLTEEGTFKVVDEEAMEKVPWIPLDPLAPDLARYPSYSQAQALRCTVRAGEMLYLPALWFHHVQQSQGCIAVNFWYDMEYDLKYSYFQLLDSLTKASGLD from the exons ATGGGCCTGAGCAAAACGGGCAAAGGCatcactggccacagaggtttccagttGGCAAAGCAACACCCCAAAGGTCCGGTGACAGTTTGCGGCTGTGGTGAGCCAttattgcatcactgcacttcagcctgggcaacagagcaagatgctgtctcaaaagaaTCTCAGCGAGTACAACAGGGAGATGTACTGAGCCTCAGACCACCGTCTCCCAAG aGCTCAGCGTGCCTCTTGCTGTACCCTACCTGGACAAGCCCCCAACTCCGCTCCACTTCTACCGGGACTGGGTCTGCCCCAGCAGGCCGTGCATCATCCGCAACGCTCTGCAGCACTGGCCGGCCCTCCAAAAGTGGTCCCTCCCCTATTTCAG TGGGGTCCACGGAGGTGAGCGTGGCCGTGACCCCAGACGGTTACGCGGATGCCGTGAGAGGGGACCGCTTCGTGATGCCAGCTGAACGCCGCGTGCCCCTGAGCTTCGTGCTGGATGTGCTGGAGGGCCGGGCCCAGCACCCCGGGGTCCTCTACGTGCAGAAGCAGTGCTCCAACCTGCCCACCGAGCTGCCCCAGCTGCTGCCTGACCTGGAATCCCATGTGCCCTGGGCCTCAGAAGCCCTGG GAAAGATGCCCGATGCTGTGAACTTCTGGCTAGGGGAGGCGGCTGCGGTGACTTCTTGTAGGTGTCGGGAATACAAAG TGCACAAGGACCCCTATGAGAACCTCTACTGCGTGGTCTCAGGAGAGAAGCATTTCCTGTTACATCCGCCCAGCGACCGGCCCTTCATCCCCTATG AGCTGTACACGCCGGCAACCTACCAGCTAACCGAAGAGGGCACCTTTAAGGTGGTGGATGAAGAGGCCATGGAGAAG GTGCCCTGGATCCCACTGGACCCCTTGGCGCCAGACCTAGCCCGCTACCCCAGTTACAGTCAGGCCCAGGCCCTTCGCTGTACAGTGCGGGCCGGTGAGATGCTCTATCTGCCGGCTCTGTGGTTCCACCACGTCCAGCAGTCCCAGGGCTGCATTGCAG TGAATTTCTGGTATGACATGGAATACGACCTCAAGTATAGTTACTTCCAGCTGCTCGACTCCCTCACCAAGGCTTCAGGCCTTGACTGA
- the LOC105491790 gene encoding bifunctional peptidase and (3S)-lysyl hydroxylase JMJD7 isoform X6, with amino-acid sequence MGLSKTGKGITGHRGFQLAKQHPKGPVTVCGCGEPLLHHCTSAWATEQDAVSKESQRVQQGDVLSLRPPSPKSSACLLLYPTWTSPQLRSTSTGTGSAPAGRASSATLCSTGRPSKSGPSPISVGSTEVSVAVTPDGYADAVRGDRFVMPAERRVPLSFVLDVLEGRAQHPGVLYVQKQCSNLPTELPQLLPDLESHVPWASEALGKMPDAVNFWLGEAAAVTSCRCREYKGLGHHRGLPLTAEAVLGCRALSMMVCRLLCPCPPYPAPGPSLCWQCTRTPMRTSTAWSQERSISCYIRPATGPSSPMSCTRRQPTS; translated from the exons ATGGGCCTGAGCAAAACGGGCAAAGGCatcactggccacagaggtttccagttGGCAAAGCAACACCCCAAAGGTCCGGTGACAGTTTGCGGCTGTGGTGAGCCAttattgcatcactgcacttcagcctgggcaacagagcaagatgctgtctcaaaagaaTCTCAGCGAGTACAACAGGGAGATGTACTGAGCCTCAGACCACCGTCTCCCAAG aGCTCAGCGTGCCTCTTGCTGTACCCTACCTGGACAAGCCCCCAACTCCGCTCCACTTCTACCGGGACTGGGTCTGCCCCAGCAGGCCGTGCATCATCCGCAACGCTCTGCAGCACTGGCCGGCCCTCCAAAAGTGGTCCCTCCCCTATTTCAG TGGGGTCCACGGAGGTGAGCGTGGCCGTGACCCCAGACGGTTACGCGGATGCCGTGAGAGGGGACCGCTTCGTGATGCCAGCTGAACGCCGCGTGCCCCTGAGCTTCGTGCTGGATGTGCTGGAGGGCCGGGCCCAGCACCCCGGGGTCCTCTACGTGCAGAAGCAGTGCTCCAACCTGCCCACCGAGCTGCCCCAGCTGCTGCCTGACCTGGAATCCCATGTGCCCTGGGCCTCAGAAGCCCTGG GAAAGATGCCCGATGCTGTGAACTTCTGGCTAGGGGAGGCGGCTGCGGTGACTTCTTGTAGGTGTCGGGAATACAAAG GACTCGGGCACCACAGAGGGCTTCCCTTGACAGCTGAG GCCGTCTTGGGGTGCAGGGCTCTCAGCATGATGGTTTGCCGCCTCTTGTGCCCCTGCCCTCCATACCCTGCCCCCGGGCCTTCTTTATGTTGGCAGTGCACAAGGACCCCTATGAGAACCTCTACTGCGTGGTCTCAGGAGAGAAGCATTTCCTGTTACATCCGCCCAGCGACCGGCCCTTCATCCCCTATG AGCTGTACACGCCGGCAACCTACCAGCTAA
- the LOC105491790 gene encoding bifunctional peptidase and (3S)-lysyl hydroxylase JMJD7 isoform X8 codes for MGLSKTGKGITGHRGFQLAKQHPKGPVTVCGCGEPLLHHCTSAWATEQDAVSKESQRVQQGDVLSLRPPSPKSSACLLLYPTWTSPQLRSTSTGTGSAPAGRASSATLCSTGRPSKSGPSPISVGSTEVSVAVTPDGYADAVRGDRFVMPAERRVPLSFVLDVLEGRAQHPGVLYVQKQCSNLPTELPQLLPDLESHVPWASEALGKMPDAVNFWLGEAAAVTSCRCREYKGLGHHRGLPLTAECTRTPMRTSTAWSQERSISCYIRPATGPSSPMSCTRRQPTS; via the exons ATGGGCCTGAGCAAAACGGGCAAAGGCatcactggccacagaggtttccagttGGCAAAGCAACACCCCAAAGGTCCGGTGACAGTTTGCGGCTGTGGTGAGCCAttattgcatcactgcacttcagcctgggcaacagagcaagatgctgtctcaaaagaaTCTCAGCGAGTACAACAGGGAGATGTACTGAGCCTCAGACCACCGTCTCCCAAG aGCTCAGCGTGCCTCTTGCTGTACCCTACCTGGACAAGCCCCCAACTCCGCTCCACTTCTACCGGGACTGGGTCTGCCCCAGCAGGCCGTGCATCATCCGCAACGCTCTGCAGCACTGGCCGGCCCTCCAAAAGTGGTCCCTCCCCTATTTCAG TGGGGTCCACGGAGGTGAGCGTGGCCGTGACCCCAGACGGTTACGCGGATGCCGTGAGAGGGGACCGCTTCGTGATGCCAGCTGAACGCCGCGTGCCCCTGAGCTTCGTGCTGGATGTGCTGGAGGGCCGGGCCCAGCACCCCGGGGTCCTCTACGTGCAGAAGCAGTGCTCCAACCTGCCCACCGAGCTGCCCCAGCTGCTGCCTGACCTGGAATCCCATGTGCCCTGGGCCTCAGAAGCCCTGG GAAAGATGCCCGATGCTGTGAACTTCTGGCTAGGGGAGGCGGCTGCGGTGACTTCTTGTAGGTGTCGGGAATACAAAG GACTCGGGCACCACAGAGGGCTTCCCTTGACAGCTGAG TGCACAAGGACCCCTATGAGAACCTCTACTGCGTGGTCTCAGGAGAGAAGCATTTCCTGTTACATCCGCCCAGCGACCGGCCCTTCATCCCCTATG AGCTGTACACGCCGGCAACCTACCAGCTAA
- the LOC105491790 gene encoding bifunctional peptidase and (3S)-lysyl hydroxylase JMJD7 isoform X9: MGLSKTGKGITGHRGFQLAKQHPKGPVTVCGCGEPLLHHCTSAWATEQDAVSKESQRVQQGDVLSLRPPSPKSSACLLLYPTWTSPQLRSTSTGTGSAPAGRASSATLCSTGRPSKSGPSPISVGSTEVSVAVTPDGYADAVRGDRFVMPAERRVPLSFVLDVLEGRAQHPGVLYVQKQCSNLPTELPQLLPDLESHVPWASEALGKMPDAVNFWLGEAAAVTSCRCREYKGLGHHRGLPLTAEVGEGTRQGVGVGELPLLVERSPGPGEH, translated from the exons ATGGGCCTGAGCAAAACGGGCAAAGGCatcactggccacagaggtttccagttGGCAAAGCAACACCCCAAAGGTCCGGTGACAGTTTGCGGCTGTGGTGAGCCAttattgcatcactgcacttcagcctgggcaacagagcaagatgctgtctcaaaagaaTCTCAGCGAGTACAACAGGGAGATGTACTGAGCCTCAGACCACCGTCTCCCAAG aGCTCAGCGTGCCTCTTGCTGTACCCTACCTGGACAAGCCCCCAACTCCGCTCCACTTCTACCGGGACTGGGTCTGCCCCAGCAGGCCGTGCATCATCCGCAACGCTCTGCAGCACTGGCCGGCCCTCCAAAAGTGGTCCCTCCCCTATTTCAG TGGGGTCCACGGAGGTGAGCGTGGCCGTGACCCCAGACGGTTACGCGGATGCCGTGAGAGGGGACCGCTTCGTGATGCCAGCTGAACGCCGCGTGCCCCTGAGCTTCGTGCTGGATGTGCTGGAGGGCCGGGCCCAGCACCCCGGGGTCCTCTACGTGCAGAAGCAGTGCTCCAACCTGCCCACCGAGCTGCCCCAGCTGCTGCCTGACCTGGAATCCCATGTGCCCTGGGCCTCAGAAGCCCTGG GAAAGATGCCCGATGCTGTGAACTTCTGGCTAGGGGAGGCGGCTGCGGTGACTTCTTGTAGGTGTCGGGAATACAAAG GACTCGGGCACCACAGAGGGCTTCCCTTGACAGCTGAGGTGGGGGAAGGGACCCGT CAGGGGGTAGGTGTAGGAGAACTTCCCCTCTTGGTGGAGAGGAGTCCAGGGCCTGGCGAGCATTAA
- the LOC105491790 gene encoding bifunctional peptidase and (3S)-lysyl hydroxylase JMJD7 isoform X2 produces the protein MGLSKTGKGITGHRGFQLAKQHPKGPVTVCGCGEPLLHHCTSAWATEQDAVSKESQRVQQGDVLSLRPPSPKSSACLLLYPTWTSPQLRSTSTGTGSAPAGRASSATLCSTGRPSKSGPSPISVGSTEVSVAVTPDGYADAVRGDRFVMPAERRVPLSFVLDVLEGRAQHPGVLYVQKQCSNLPTELPQLLPDLESHVPWASEALGKMPDAVNFWLGEAAAVTSCRLGVQGSQHDGLPPLVPLPSIPCPRAFFMLAVHKDPYENLYCVVSGEKHFLLHPPSDRPFIPYELYTPATYQLTEEGTFKVVDEEAMEKVPWIPLDPLAPDLARYPSYSQAQALRCTVRAGEMLYLPALWFHHVQQSQGCIAVNFWYDMEYDLKYSYFQLLDSLTKASGLD, from the exons ATGGGCCTGAGCAAAACGGGCAAAGGCatcactggccacagaggtttccagttGGCAAAGCAACACCCCAAAGGTCCGGTGACAGTTTGCGGCTGTGGTGAGCCAttattgcatcactgcacttcagcctgggcaacagagcaagatgctgtctcaaaagaaTCTCAGCGAGTACAACAGGGAGATGTACTGAGCCTCAGACCACCGTCTCCCAAG aGCTCAGCGTGCCTCTTGCTGTACCCTACCTGGACAAGCCCCCAACTCCGCTCCACTTCTACCGGGACTGGGTCTGCCCCAGCAGGCCGTGCATCATCCGCAACGCTCTGCAGCACTGGCCGGCCCTCCAAAAGTGGTCCCTCCCCTATTTCAG TGGGGTCCACGGAGGTGAGCGTGGCCGTGACCCCAGACGGTTACGCGGATGCCGTGAGAGGGGACCGCTTCGTGATGCCAGCTGAACGCCGCGTGCCCCTGAGCTTCGTGCTGGATGTGCTGGAGGGCCGGGCCCAGCACCCCGGGGTCCTCTACGTGCAGAAGCAGTGCTCCAACCTGCCCACCGAGCTGCCCCAGCTGCTGCCTGACCTGGAATCCCATGTGCCCTGGGCCTCAGAAGCCCTGG GAAAGATGCCCGATGCTGTGAACTTCTGGCTAGGGGAGGCGGCTGCGGTGACTTCTT GCCGTCTTGGGGTGCAGGGCTCTCAGCATGATGGTTTGCCGCCTCTTGTGCCCCTGCCCTCCATACCCTGCCCCCGGGCCTTCTTTATGTTGGCAGTGCACAAGGACCCCTATGAGAACCTCTACTGCGTGGTCTCAGGAGAGAAGCATTTCCTGTTACATCCGCCCAGCGACCGGCCCTTCATCCCCTATG AGCTGTACACGCCGGCAACCTACCAGCTAACCGAAGAGGGCACCTTTAAGGTGGTGGATGAAGAGGCCATGGAGAAG GTGCCCTGGATCCCACTGGACCCCTTGGCGCCAGACCTAGCCCGCTACCCCAGTTACAGTCAGGCCCAGGCCCTTCGCTGTACAGTGCGGGCCGGTGAGATGCTCTATCTGCCGGCTCTGTGGTTCCACCACGTCCAGCAGTCCCAGGGCTGCATTGCAG TGAATTTCTGGTATGACATGGAATACGACCTCAAGTATAGTTACTTCCAGCTGCTCGACTCCCTCACCAAGGCTTCAGGCCTTGACTGA
- the LOC105491790 gene encoding bifunctional peptidase and (3S)-lysyl hydroxylase JMJD7 isoform X7 translates to MAEAALDAVRRELREFPAAARELSVPLAVPYLDKPPTPLHFYRDWVCPSRPCIIRNALQHWPALQKWSLPYFRATVGSTEVSVAVTPDGYADAVRGDRFVMPAERRVPLSFVLDVLEGRAQHPGVLYVQKQCSNLPTELPQLLPDLESHVPWASEALGKMPDAVNFWLGEAAAVTSLHKDPYENLYCVVSGEKHFLLHPPSDRPFIPYELYTPATYQLTEEGTFKVVDEEAMEKVPWIPLDPLAPDLARYPSYSQAQALRCTVRAGEMLYLPALWFHHVQQSQGCIAVNFWYDMEYDLKYSYFQLLDSLTKASGLD, encoded by the exons ATGGCGGAGGCGGCTTTGGACGCCGTGAGGAGGGAGTTACGAGAATTCCCGGCCGCTGCAAGGG aGCTCAGCGTGCCTCTTGCTGTACCCTACCTGGACAAGCCCCCAACTCCGCTCCACTTCTACCGGGACTGGGTCTGCCCCAGCAGGCCGTGCATCATCCGCAACGCTCTGCAGCACTGGCCGGCCCTCCAAAAGTGGTCCCTCCCCTATTTCAG AGCCACAGTGGGGTCCACGGAGGTGAGCGTGGCCGTGACCCCAGACGGTTACGCGGATGCCGTGAGAGGGGACCGCTTCGTGATGCCAGCTGAACGCCGCGTGCCCCTGAGCTTCGTGCTGGATGTGCTGGAGGGCCGGGCCCAGCACCCCGGGGTCCTCTACGTGCAGAAGCAGTGCTCCAACCTGCCCACCGAGCTGCCCCAGCTGCTGCCTGACCTGGAATCCCATGTGCCCTGGGCCTCAGAAGCCCTGG GAAAGATGCCCGATGCTGTGAACTTCTGGCTAGGGGAGGCGGCTGCGGTGACTTCTT TGCACAAGGACCCCTATGAGAACCTCTACTGCGTGGTCTCAGGAGAGAAGCATTTCCTGTTACATCCGCCCAGCGACCGGCCCTTCATCCCCTATG AGCTGTACACGCCGGCAACCTACCAGCTAACCGAAGAGGGCACCTTTAAGGTGGTGGATGAAGAGGCCATGGAGAAG GTGCCCTGGATCCCACTGGACCCCTTGGCGCCAGACCTAGCCCGCTACCCCAGTTACAGTCAGGCCCAGGCCCTTCGCTGTACAGTGCGGGCCGGTGAGATGCTCTATCTGCCGGCTCTGTGGTTCCACCACGTCCAGCAGTCCCAGGGCTGCATTGCAG TGAATTTCTGGTATGACATGGAATACGACCTCAAGTATAGTTACTTCCAGCTGCTCGACTCCCTCACCAAGGCTTCAGGCCTTGACTGA
- the LOC105491790 gene encoding bifunctional peptidase and (3S)-lysyl hydroxylase JMJD7 isoform X5 gives MAEAALDAVRRELREFPAAARELSVPLAVPYLDKPPTPLHFYRDWVCPSRPCIIRNALQHWPALQKWSLPYFRATVGSTEVSVAVTPDGYADAVRGDRFVMPAERRVPLSFVLDVLEGRAQHPGVLYVQKQCSNLPTELPQLLPDLESHVPWASEALGKMPDAVNFWLGEAAAVTSCRCREYKGRLGVQGSQHDGLPPLVPLPSIPCPRAFFMLAVHKDPYENLYCVVSGEKHFLLHPPSDRPFIPYELYTPATYQLTEEGTFKVVDEEAMEKVPWIPLDPLAPDLARYPSYSQAQALRCTVRAGEMLYLPALWFHHVQQSQGCIAVNFWYDMEYDLKYSYFQLLDSLTKASGLD, from the exons ATGGCGGAGGCGGCTTTGGACGCCGTGAGGAGGGAGTTACGAGAATTCCCGGCCGCTGCAAGGG aGCTCAGCGTGCCTCTTGCTGTACCCTACCTGGACAAGCCCCCAACTCCGCTCCACTTCTACCGGGACTGGGTCTGCCCCAGCAGGCCGTGCATCATCCGCAACGCTCTGCAGCACTGGCCGGCCCTCCAAAAGTGGTCCCTCCCCTATTTCAG AGCCACAGTGGGGTCCACGGAGGTGAGCGTGGCCGTGACCCCAGACGGTTACGCGGATGCCGTGAGAGGGGACCGCTTCGTGATGCCAGCTGAACGCCGCGTGCCCCTGAGCTTCGTGCTGGATGTGCTGGAGGGCCGGGCCCAGCACCCCGGGGTCCTCTACGTGCAGAAGCAGTGCTCCAACCTGCCCACCGAGCTGCCCCAGCTGCTGCCTGACCTGGAATCCCATGTGCCCTGGGCCTCAGAAGCCCTGG GAAAGATGCCCGATGCTGTGAACTTCTGGCTAGGGGAGGCGGCTGCGGTGACTTCTTGTAGGTGTCGGGAATACAAAG GCCGTCTTGGGGTGCAGGGCTCTCAGCATGATGGTTTGCCGCCTCTTGTGCCCCTGCCCTCCATACCCTGCCCCCGGGCCTTCTTTATGTTGGCAGTGCACAAGGACCCCTATGAGAACCTCTACTGCGTGGTCTCAGGAGAGAAGCATTTCCTGTTACATCCGCCCAGCGACCGGCCCTTCATCCCCTATG AGCTGTACACGCCGGCAACCTACCAGCTAACCGAAGAGGGCACCTTTAAGGTGGTGGATGAAGAGGCCATGGAGAAG GTGCCCTGGATCCCACTGGACCCCTTGGCGCCAGACCTAGCCCGCTACCCCAGTTACAGTCAGGCCCAGGCCCTTCGCTGTACAGTGCGGGCCGGTGAGATGCTCTATCTGCCGGCTCTGTGGTTCCACCACGTCCAGCAGTCCCAGGGCTGCATTGCAG TGAATTTCTGGTATGACATGGAATACGACCTCAAGTATAGTTACTTCCAGCTGCTCGACTCCCTCACCAAGGCTTCAGGCCTTGACTGA
- the LOC105491790 gene encoding bifunctional peptidase and (3S)-lysyl hydroxylase JMJD7 isoform X1, whose protein sequence is MGLSKTGKGITGHRGFQLAKQHPKGPVTVCGCGEPLLHHCTSAWATEQDAVSKESQRVQQGDVLSLRPPSPKSSACLLLYPTWTSPQLRSTSTGTGSAPAGRASSATLCSTGRPSKSGPSPISVGSTEVSVAVTPDGYADAVRGDRFVMPAERRVPLSFVLDVLEGRAQHPGVLYVQKQCSNLPTELPQLLPDLESHVPWASEALGKMPDAVNFWLGEAAAVTSCRCREYKGRLGVQGSQHDGLPPLVPLPSIPCPRAFFMLAVHKDPYENLYCVVSGEKHFLLHPPSDRPFIPYELYTPATYQLTEEGTFKVVDEEAMEKVPWIPLDPLAPDLARYPSYSQAQALRCTVRAGEMLYLPALWFHHVQQSQGCIAVNFWYDMEYDLKYSYFQLLDSLTKASGLD, encoded by the exons ATGGGCCTGAGCAAAACGGGCAAAGGCatcactggccacagaggtttccagttGGCAAAGCAACACCCCAAAGGTCCGGTGACAGTTTGCGGCTGTGGTGAGCCAttattgcatcactgcacttcagcctgggcaacagagcaagatgctgtctcaaaagaaTCTCAGCGAGTACAACAGGGAGATGTACTGAGCCTCAGACCACCGTCTCCCAAG aGCTCAGCGTGCCTCTTGCTGTACCCTACCTGGACAAGCCCCCAACTCCGCTCCACTTCTACCGGGACTGGGTCTGCCCCAGCAGGCCGTGCATCATCCGCAACGCTCTGCAGCACTGGCCGGCCCTCCAAAAGTGGTCCCTCCCCTATTTCAG TGGGGTCCACGGAGGTGAGCGTGGCCGTGACCCCAGACGGTTACGCGGATGCCGTGAGAGGGGACCGCTTCGTGATGCCAGCTGAACGCCGCGTGCCCCTGAGCTTCGTGCTGGATGTGCTGGAGGGCCGGGCCCAGCACCCCGGGGTCCTCTACGTGCAGAAGCAGTGCTCCAACCTGCCCACCGAGCTGCCCCAGCTGCTGCCTGACCTGGAATCCCATGTGCCCTGGGCCTCAGAAGCCCTGG GAAAGATGCCCGATGCTGTGAACTTCTGGCTAGGGGAGGCGGCTGCGGTGACTTCTTGTAGGTGTCGGGAATACAAAG GCCGTCTTGGGGTGCAGGGCTCTCAGCATGATGGTTTGCCGCCTCTTGTGCCCCTGCCCTCCATACCCTGCCCCCGGGCCTTCTTTATGTTGGCAGTGCACAAGGACCCCTATGAGAACCTCTACTGCGTGGTCTCAGGAGAGAAGCATTTCCTGTTACATCCGCCCAGCGACCGGCCCTTCATCCCCTATG AGCTGTACACGCCGGCAACCTACCAGCTAACCGAAGAGGGCACCTTTAAGGTGGTGGATGAAGAGGCCATGGAGAAG GTGCCCTGGATCCCACTGGACCCCTTGGCGCCAGACCTAGCCCGCTACCCCAGTTACAGTCAGGCCCAGGCCCTTCGCTGTACAGTGCGGGCCGGTGAGATGCTCTATCTGCCGGCTCTGTGGTTCCACCACGTCCAGCAGTCCCAGGGCTGCATTGCAG TGAATTTCTGGTATGACATGGAATACGACCTCAAGTATAGTTACTTCCAGCTGCTCGACTCCCTCACCAAGGCTTCAGGCCTTGACTGA